A genomic segment from Blastococcus sp. PRF04-17 encodes:
- a CDS encoding amidohydrolase family protein, whose amino-acid sequence MTALHLSGVVLPEGEHRDVWVRDGRFTLDPVAGAETVSRGGWLLPGLVDAHCHVGVAHGGRHVSDLGELREQALTDRAAGVLALRDCGSPVDTRVLDDDPELPRIIRAGRHIARTRRYIPDLAVEREPADLADEVRVQARRGDGWVKLVGDWIDRDKGDLGPEWPREAVAAAIAAAHEEGARVTAHTFGTDALPDLIAAGIDCIEHGTGLTEDLIGEMAARGTAVVPTLVNVENFPSFAAAGEKKFPSYASTMRRLHANAGAVVRAAFDAGVPVFAGTDAGGQLPHGLIVEEIRALRSAGLPPAAALGAASWGARSWLGLPGIEEGAPADVVVYEADPRADLDTLARPQRLLRNGRVVA is encoded by the coding sequence GTGACCGCCCTCCACCTCTCCGGTGTGGTCCTCCCCGAGGGGGAGCACCGCGACGTCTGGGTGCGCGACGGCCGGTTCACCCTCGACCCGGTCGCCGGCGCGGAGACCGTCAGCCGCGGCGGCTGGCTGCTGCCCGGGCTGGTCGACGCGCACTGCCACGTCGGAGTCGCCCACGGCGGCCGGCACGTCTCCGACCTCGGCGAGCTGCGGGAGCAGGCGCTCACCGACCGCGCTGCGGGCGTGCTGGCGCTGCGCGACTGCGGCTCGCCGGTCGACACCCGGGTGCTGGACGACGACCCCGAGCTGCCGCGGATCATCCGGGCCGGCCGGCACATCGCCCGCACCCGCCGCTACATCCCCGACCTCGCCGTCGAGCGGGAGCCGGCCGACCTCGCCGACGAGGTGCGGGTGCAGGCCCGCCGCGGCGACGGCTGGGTGAAGCTCGTCGGCGACTGGATCGACCGCGACAAGGGCGACCTCGGCCCCGAGTGGCCGCGCGAGGCGGTCGCGGCGGCCATCGCGGCCGCGCACGAGGAGGGTGCCCGGGTCACCGCGCACACCTTCGGCACCGACGCCCTGCCCGACCTGATCGCGGCCGGCATCGACTGCATCGAGCACGGCACGGGCCTCACCGAGGACCTGATCGGCGAGATGGCTGCGCGGGGGACGGCCGTCGTCCCCACCCTGGTCAACGTCGAGAACTTCCCGAGCTTCGCGGCGGCAGGGGAGAAGAAGTTCCCGAGCTATGCGTCGACGATGCGGCGGCTGCACGCGAACGCCGGTGCCGTCGTCCGGGCCGCCTTCGACGCCGGCGTGCCGGTGTTCGCCGGCACCGATGCCGGTGGGCAGCTGCCCCACGGGCTGATCGTCGAGGAGATCCGGGCGCTGCGGTCGGCGGGGCTGCCGCCCGCGGCCGCGCTGGGCGCCGCGTCGTGGGGGGCCCGGTCATGGCTCGGCCTGCCCGGCATCGAGGAGGGCGCACCCGCCGACGTCGTCGTCTACGAGGCCGACCCACGCGCCGACCTGGACACCCTCGCCCGGCCGCAGCGGCTCCTGCGCAACGGGCGGGTCGTCGCCTAG
- a CDS encoding toll/interleukin-1 receptor domain-containing protein has product MSYVHLDDEHEGGQLSQFRARLSAEVRMQTGEDFPIFQDRNDIAWGQNWRSRIEETLDSTTLLIPIITPSFFRSPACCEEVSRFLERERRLNRTDLILPVYYISAPELDDPTQREADPLARVLAERQFGDWRELRFEPFSAPAVRRALANLAGRLRDSFWRVETSGEPASRLGVAVAPRGRKASDGGEAEAGGPAGAGRRPVVKKEPPTHVVDPFHRGDFATIGAAIEAASPGDRILVRPGLYEDALVIDKPLELLGDGDVSDIVIQVANGTALMFRANIGRVANLTIRNFGEEPPGSESTSSRDGSSSRAATSRAAAGPASPYAAARTLACAGITSTTALGVA; this is encoded by the coding sequence ATGAGCTACGTGCACCTCGACGATGAGCACGAAGGCGGCCAGCTGAGCCAGTTCCGGGCACGGCTGAGCGCCGAGGTGCGGATGCAGACCGGTGAGGATTTCCCGATCTTCCAGGACCGGAACGACATCGCCTGGGGGCAGAACTGGCGAAGCCGGATCGAGGAGACGCTCGACTCGACGACCCTGCTGATCCCGATCATCACGCCGAGCTTCTTCCGCAGCCCGGCCTGTTGCGAGGAGGTGTCGCGGTTCCTCGAAAGGGAGCGTCGCCTGAACCGGACGGACCTGATCCTGCCGGTGTACTACATCTCCGCGCCGGAGCTGGACGATCCGACCCAACGCGAGGCCGATCCGTTGGCCCGGGTGCTCGCCGAGCGACAGTTCGGCGACTGGCGGGAGCTGCGGTTCGAGCCGTTCAGCGCGCCGGCAGTGCGCAGGGCGCTGGCAAACCTGGCGGGGCGGCTTCGCGACAGCTTCTGGCGAGTGGAGACGTCCGGCGAGCCGGCGTCCCGACTCGGCGTCGCTGTGGCCCCGCGCGGCCGCAAGGCGTCCGACGGCGGTGAAGCGGAGGCGGGAGGGCCGGCAGGCGCTGGCAGGCGTCCCGTGGTCAAGAAGGAGCCCCCGACGCACGTCGTGGACCCATTCCATCGCGGTGACTTCGCCACCATCGGCGCCGCGATCGAGGCCGCCAGCCCGGGTGACCGCATCCTGGTTCGGCCCGGCTTGTACGAGGACGCTTTGGTGATCGACAAACCGCTCGAGCTGCTCGGCGACGGCGATGTCTCCGACATCGTGATCCAGGTTGCTAACGGCACGGCGTTGATGTTCCGCGCCAACATCGGTCGGGTGGCGAATCTGACCATCCGCAACTTCGGCGAGGAGCCCCCGGGTTCGGAGTCGACATCATCCAGGGACGGCTCGAGCTCGAGGGCTGCGACATCTCGAGCCGCGGCAGGTCCTGCGTCGCCGTACGCAGCGGCGCGGACCCTCGCCTGCGCCGGAATCACATCCACGACGGCGCTCGGTGTGGCGTGA
- a CDS encoding right-handed parallel beta-helix repeat-containing protein, giving the protein MSSRGRSCVAVRSGADPRLRRNHIHDGARCGVIIMDNGLGLLEDNDIHGNAYAGVEIKSGGSPTLRRNQIYDGKAGGVYVHTNGTGLVEDNDIHGNAYAGVDIARGGNPTLRRNRVHDGKGSGVYVHDDGLGLIEENEIYGNARAGVTVRSGGSPTVRSNRITGNGYEALWVYEGGGGVFESNDLRDNTRGPWDLAADSKAKVERRGNIEK; this is encoded by the coding sequence ATCTCGAGCCGCGGCAGGTCCTGCGTCGCCGTACGCAGCGGCGCGGACCCTCGCCTGCGCCGGAATCACATCCACGACGGCGCTCGGTGTGGCGTGATCATCATGGACAACGGCTTGGGGCTCTTGGAGGACAACGACATCCATGGCAATGCCTACGCCGGCGTGGAGATCAAGAGCGGTGGGAGCCCGACCCTGCGCCGTAATCAGATCTACGACGGCAAGGCCGGTGGCGTCTACGTCCATACCAATGGCACGGGTCTGGTGGAGGACAACGACATCCATGGCAATGCCTACGCCGGCGTGGACATCGCGAGAGGAGGTAATCCGACGCTGCGCCGGAACCGAGTCCACGATGGCAAGGGATCCGGCGTGTACGTCCACGACGACGGACTGGGACTCATCGAGGAGAACGAGATCTACGGCAATGCCAGGGCCGGCGTGACGGTGCGGTCCGGCGGCTCTCCCACCGTCCGGAGTAATCGGATCACCGGCAACGGATACGAAGCACTGTGGGTGTACGAAGGCGGCGGCGGCGTCTTCGAGAGCAACGATCTCCGCGACAACACGCGTGGCCCATGGGACCTCGCAGCGGACTCCAAGGCGAAAGTGGAGCGCAGAGGCAACATCGAGAAGTGA
- a CDS encoding sensor histidine kinase, with protein sequence MTRPVTDLARTAHRLGSGDMSARATPDGPPEVREVATAVNRLADRIGELLVAERGAAADLAHRLRTALRLDVEALPEVDRERLLDDVDAVSRGIDEVISEARRPVREGLGEGSDAVAVVADRARFWSVLAEDEGRRFDVDLSAEPVPLRVAAADLAAALDALLGNVCAHTPDGTPLAVRVGARPDGGAEVAVRDAGPGMPVDAIDRGRSGGGSTGLGLDIARRTAEASGGGLRIDSSGHGTTVRMDLGTP encoded by the coding sequence CTGACCCGGCCGGTCACCGACCTCGCCCGCACGGCGCACCGCCTGGGCAGCGGCGACATGTCCGCGCGCGCGACCCCGGACGGCCCGCCCGAGGTCCGCGAGGTCGCCACGGCGGTCAACCGCCTGGCCGACCGGATCGGCGAGCTGCTGGTCGCCGAGCGGGGGGCCGCCGCCGACCTCGCGCACCGGCTGCGCACCGCGCTGCGGCTGGACGTCGAGGCGCTGCCCGAGGTCGACCGCGAGCGGTTGCTCGATGACGTCGACGCGGTCAGCCGCGGCATCGACGAGGTGATCAGCGAGGCGCGCCGGCCCGTCCGGGAGGGTCTGGGCGAGGGCAGCGACGCGGTGGCCGTCGTCGCCGACCGGGCGCGGTTCTGGTCTGTGCTCGCCGAGGACGAGGGACGGCGCTTCGACGTCGACCTGTCCGCAGAACCGGTCCCCCTCCGGGTCGCGGCGGCGGACCTGGCCGCTGCCCTCGACGCCCTGCTCGGCAACGTCTGCGCCCACACCCCCGACGGAACACCGCTGGCCGTGCGCGTCGGCGCACGGCCGGACGGCGGCGCCGAGGTGGCGGTGCGCGACGCAGGACCCGGCATGCCCGTCGACGCCATCGACCGGGGGCGCAGCGGCGGCGGGTCGACCGGCCTGGGTCTCGACATCGCCCGCCGGACGGCCGAGGCGAGCGGCGGCGGCCTGCGGATCGACTCCTCCGGTCACGGCACGACCGTGCGGATGGACCTGGGCACGCCCTAG
- a CDS encoding winged helix-turn-helix domain-containing protein, with the protein MLRRAAGVADAAQAPVTVGQLTVDPRNRRVTHAGQSVELSPKKFDLLAYLAARAGTLVSKRELLSEVWQLPYGRSDKTVDVHMSWLRRKLGETGAEPKMLQTVCGVAVRLAVPEP; encoded by the coding sequence GTGCTGCGCCGGGCCGCGGGCGTGGCCGACGCGGCGCAGGCGCCGGTGACCGTCGGCCAGCTGACGGTGGACCCGCGCAACCGGCGGGTCACCCACGCCGGTCAGTCGGTCGAGCTGTCGCCGAAGAAGTTCGACCTGCTGGCGTACCTCGCCGCACGAGCCGGCACTCTGGTGTCCAAGCGCGAGCTGCTCAGCGAGGTGTGGCAGCTGCCCTACGGCAGGTCCGACAAGACCGTCGACGTCCACATGTCGTGGCTGCGGCGCAAGCTGGGCGAGACCGGGGCCGAGCCCAAGATGCTGCAGACCGTCTGCGGGGTGGCGGTCCGACTCGCCGTGCCTGAGCCGTGA
- a CDS encoding proline--tRNA ligase, whose product MLLRMSSLFLRTLRDDPADAEVPSHRLLVRAGYIRRAAPGGFSWLPLGFRVFRNVERIIREEMDAMGAQEVHFPALLPREPYEATNRWTEYGPNLFRLKDRRGNDFLLGPTHEEMFTLLVKDLYSSYKDLPLSLYQIQTKFRDEARPRAGLFRGREFTMKDSYSFDVDDAGLDKSYAAHRDAYINVFDRLGLEYVIVSAMSGAMGGSKSEEFLHPTPIGEDTFVRSPGGYAANVEAVTTVAPDPVPIEGLPEAHVEDTPDTPTIETLVAVARQLFPDAGYTAADTLKNVVVTLVHPDGTREPLVVGIPGNREVDAKRLEAQVAPAEVEPFTDFDKHPVLVKGYIGPQVLGSGSDSKIRYLVDPRVVRGSRWVTGANEPGRHVFDLVAGRDFTWDGVIEAAEVLPGDPAPDGSGPLELARGVELGHIFQLGRKYAEALGLEVLDENGKLVTVTMGSYGIGVSRAVAAIAESTHDALGLVWPREVAPADVHVVATGKDAAVFEAAESLAAELVAAGLDVLLDDRPKVSPGVKFKDAELLGMPTIVTVGRGLAEGVIELRDRRTDERESVPVAEAVARVRAVVGT is encoded by the coding sequence GTGTTGTTGCGGATGTCCTCCCTGTTCCTGCGCACCCTGCGCGACGACCCGGCCGACGCCGAGGTGCCCAGCCACCGGCTGCTGGTCCGCGCCGGCTACATCCGGCGGGCCGCCCCGGGCGGCTTCAGCTGGCTCCCGCTGGGCTTCCGGGTGTTCCGGAACGTGGAGCGGATCATCCGCGAGGAGATGGACGCGATGGGCGCCCAGGAGGTCCACTTCCCGGCGCTGCTGCCCCGCGAGCCCTACGAGGCGACCAACCGCTGGACCGAGTACGGGCCCAACCTGTTCCGGCTGAAGGACCGCCGGGGCAACGACTTCCTCCTCGGCCCCACGCACGAGGAGATGTTCACGCTCCTGGTGAAGGACCTGTACTCGTCGTACAAGGACCTGCCGCTCTCCCTGTACCAGATCCAGACCAAGTTCCGCGACGAGGCGCGGCCCCGCGCCGGGCTGTTCCGCGGCCGCGAGTTCACGATGAAGGACAGCTACTCCTTCGACGTCGACGACGCCGGACTGGACAAGTCCTACGCCGCACACCGCGACGCCTACATCAACGTCTTCGACCGCCTCGGGCTCGAGTACGTGATCGTCTCGGCGATGTCGGGCGCGATGGGCGGCTCGAAGAGCGAGGAGTTCCTGCACCCGACGCCGATCGGCGAGGACACCTTCGTCCGCTCGCCCGGGGGCTACGCGGCCAACGTCGAAGCCGTCACCACCGTCGCGCCCGACCCGGTGCCCATCGAGGGCCTGCCCGAGGCGCACGTCGAGGACACCCCGGACACGCCGACCATCGAGACGCTCGTGGCGGTGGCCAGGCAGCTCTTCCCGGACGCCGGCTACACGGCGGCCGACACCCTCAAGAACGTCGTCGTCACGCTGGTGCACCCCGACGGCACCCGCGAGCCGCTGGTCGTGGGCATCCCGGGCAACCGCGAGGTCGACGCGAAGCGGCTGGAGGCGCAGGTCGCGCCCGCCGAGGTGGAGCCGTTCACCGATTTCGACAAGCACCCCGTGCTGGTCAAGGGCTACATCGGCCCGCAGGTCCTGGGCAGCGGGAGCGACTCGAAGATCCGCTACCTCGTCGACCCCCGCGTCGTGCGGGGCAGCCGGTGGGTCACCGGCGCGAACGAGCCGGGCAGGCACGTGTTCGACCTGGTGGCCGGCCGCGACTTCACCTGGGACGGCGTCATCGAGGCCGCCGAGGTGCTGCCCGGCGACCCGGCGCCGGACGGCTCGGGTCCGCTCGAGCTGGCCCGCGGCGTGGAGCTGGGTCACATCTTCCAGCTGGGCCGCAAGTACGCCGAGGCCCTCGGGCTGGAGGTGCTCGACGAGAACGGCAAGCTGGTCACCGTCACGATGGGGTCCTACGGCATCGGGGTGTCCCGGGCGGTCGCGGCGATCGCCGAGTCGACCCACGACGCCCTCGGCCTGGTGTGGCCCCGCGAGGTCGCCCCGGCCGACGTCCACGTGGTGGCGACCGGCAAGGACGCCGCCGTCTTCGAGGCCGCCGAGTCCCTCGCCGCCGAGCTGGTGGCGGCGGGGCTGGACGTGCTGCTCGACGACCGGCCGAAGGTCTCGCCCGGCGTGAAGTTCAAGGACGCCGAACTGCTCGGCATGCCGACGATCGTCACGGTCGGGCGCGGCCTCGCCGAGGGCGTGATCGAGCTGCGCGACCGGCGCACCGACGAGCGCGAGTCGGTTCCGGTCGCCGAGGCCGTAGCTCGAGTCCGAGCGGTCGTCGGCACGTAG
- the rpsP gene encoding 30S ribosomal protein S16, which produces MATKIKLMRLGKMRAPYYRIVVADSRTKRDGRSIETIGKYHPKEDPSFIEVDSERAQYWLGVGAQPTEAVAAILRVTGDWQKFKGEPAPAPMKVAEPKPDKKALYEAAVRAGMDEPTTEATTAKKKAAPKKAAAEAPAADEAAAEAPAAEAAEAPAETPAE; this is translated from the coding sequence GTGGCAACCAAGATCAAGCTCATGCGCCTGGGCAAGATGCGCGCGCCGTACTACCGCATCGTCGTCGCCGACTCCCGCACCAAGCGGGACGGGCGCTCGATCGAGACGATCGGCAAGTACCACCCCAAGGAGGATCCCTCGTTCATCGAGGTCGACTCCGAGCGGGCGCAGTACTGGCTCGGCGTGGGCGCCCAGCCCACCGAGGCCGTCGCCGCGATCCTGCGGGTGACCGGTGACTGGCAGAAGTTCAAGGGCGAGCCCGCCCCGGCGCCGATGAAGGTCGCCGAGCCCAAGCCGGACAAGAAGGCCCTGTACGAGGCCGCCGTCCGCGCCGGCATGGACGAGCCGACCACCGAGGCCACCACCGCCAAGAAGAAGGCCGCCCCGAAGAAGGCCGCCGCCGAGGCGCCGGCCGCCGACGAGGCCGCCGCCGAGGCGCCCGCAGCCGAGGCCGCCGAGGCCCCGGCCGAGACGCCCGCCGAGTAA
- a CDS encoding RNA-binding protein: MLEEALEHLVKGIVDHPEEVTVDLLTNRRGKTLEIRVHPDDLGKVIGRGGRTAKALRQVMTGVGGRGLRVDVVDTDGR, encoded by the coding sequence GTGCTCGAAGAGGCGCTGGAGCACCTGGTCAAGGGCATCGTCGACCACCCCGAAGAGGTGACCGTCGACCTGCTCACCAACCGACGCGGCAAGACCCTCGAGATCCGGGTGCACCCCGACGACCTCGGCAAGGTCATCGGCCGCGGCGGGCGCACCGCCAAGGCGCTGCGCCAGGTCATGACCGGCGTCGGCGGACGCGGCCTCCGGGTCGACGTCGTCGACACCGACGGGCGCTGA
- the rimM gene encoding ribosome maturation factor RimM (Essential for efficient processing of 16S rRNA), with protein sequence MSSPHDNPIDTVVVGRIGRPHGVRGEVTVEVRTDDPDLRFVPGAVFRTDPPARGPITVTRVHWHGTTLLLGLEGVDSREAAEAVRNTELLVEVADLPELEDPESYYDHQLVGLSARLPDGRVLGEVTGVRHEAQDLLVVRRSEGGDALIPFVAAIVPTVDLDGGFLVVDPPEGLLEL encoded by the coding sequence TTGAGCTCCCCGCACGACAACCCCATCGACACCGTGGTGGTCGGCCGCATCGGCCGGCCCCACGGTGTCCGTGGTGAGGTGACCGTCGAGGTCCGCACCGACGACCCCGACCTCCGCTTCGTGCCCGGCGCGGTGTTCCGGACCGACCCGCCCGCCCGCGGGCCGATCACCGTCACCCGCGTGCACTGGCACGGCACCACGCTGCTGCTCGGCCTCGAGGGCGTCGACAGCCGCGAGGCGGCCGAGGCCGTCCGCAACACCGAACTCCTGGTCGAGGTCGCCGACCTCCCCGAGCTCGAGGACCCCGAGTCCTACTACGACCACCAGCTGGTCGGCCTGAGCGCCCGGCTGCCCGACGGCAGGGTGCTCGGGGAGGTCACCGGCGTACGCCACGAGGCGCAGGACCTGCTCGTCGTCCGTCGCAGCGAGGGCGGCGACGCCCTGATCCCGTTCGTCGCCGCCATCGTGCCGACCGTGGACCTCGACGGTGGCTTCCTGGTGGTCGACCCGCCCGAAGGACTCCTGGAGCTGTGA
- the trmD gene encoding tRNA (guanosine(37)-N1)-methyltransferase TrmD, giving the protein MSFRIDPYRIDIVTIFPEYLAPLGQSLLGKAAEKGLVEVAVHDLRQWTDDVHRTVDDAPYGGGAGMVMKPEPWGRALDAVRPPGTRLVVPTPAGEPFTQRVAAAWAEEPGLVFACGRYEGIDQRVADWAAEAGPVSEVSLGDYVLAGGESAVLVMVEAVTRLLPGVVGNQESVEFDSHADGLLEGPSYTRPASWRGHDVPPVLLSGDHAAIARWRRAESLRRTAERRPDLLDATPLTDADRALLDGD; this is encoded by the coding sequence GTGAGCTTCCGGATCGACCCTTACAGGATCGACATAGTCACGATCTTCCCCGAGTACCTGGCGCCCCTGGGTCAGTCGCTGCTCGGCAAGGCCGCGGAGAAGGGCCTGGTCGAGGTTGCCGTCCACGACCTGCGACAGTGGACCGACGACGTGCACCGCACGGTGGACGACGCCCCGTACGGCGGCGGCGCCGGCATGGTGATGAAGCCCGAACCGTGGGGCCGCGCGCTGGACGCCGTCCGCCCGCCCGGCACGCGGCTGGTCGTGCCCACGCCGGCCGGGGAGCCGTTCACGCAGCGCGTCGCGGCGGCGTGGGCGGAGGAGCCGGGGCTGGTCTTCGCCTGCGGCCGCTACGAGGGCATCGACCAGCGCGTCGCGGACTGGGCCGCCGAGGCCGGGCCGGTGTCGGAGGTCTCCCTGGGCGACTACGTGCTGGCCGGCGGCGAATCGGCCGTGCTGGTGATGGTCGAGGCCGTGACCCGGCTCCTGCCGGGCGTGGTCGGCAACCAGGAGTCGGTCGAGTTCGACTCGCACGCCGACGGGCTGCTCGAAGGACCGTCGTACACCCGGCCGGCGTCATGGCGCGGGCACGACGTCCCCCCGGTGCTGTTGTCGGGCGACCACGCCGCGATCGCCCGGTGGCGCCGTGCCGAGTCGCTGCGCCGGACCGCCGAACGTCGTCCGGACCTGCTGGACGCGACTCCGCTGACCGACGCCGACCGCGCGCTGCTCGACGGTGACTGA
- a CDS encoding NUDIX hydrolase, giving the protein MTDRPWVRPAARVVVLDPGGRVLLLGARLTGPTATPREVLFWYTPGGGVEDGETLREAAVRELVEEIGLVVPGRLLEGPVWFRRHLSPWGERTIDARETYFVLRDVVHRVDMSRQTELEAYEDQPHRWWSVAEIAASGETFAPRELAGVLPQLLTGPWSGPPRIVS; this is encoded by the coding sequence GTGACTGACCGGCCCTGGGTCCGTCCTGCTGCGCGGGTCGTCGTCCTCGATCCCGGCGGCCGGGTCCTGCTGCTCGGCGCCCGGCTCACCGGTCCGACGGCCACCCCGCGCGAGGTCCTGTTCTGGTACACCCCCGGCGGGGGCGTGGAGGACGGCGAGACGCTGCGCGAGGCCGCCGTCCGGGAGCTGGTGGAGGAGATCGGGCTCGTCGTCCCCGGCCGGCTGCTGGAGGGCCCCGTGTGGTTCCGCCGGCACCTCTCACCCTGGGGTGAGCGGACGATCGACGCCAGAGAGACCTACTTCGTGCTCCGCGACGTGGTGCACCGGGTCGACATGAGCCGGCAGACCGAGCTGGAGGCCTACGAGGACCAGCCGCACCGCTGGTGGAGCGTCGCGGAGATCGCCGCGAGCGGGGAGACGTTCGCCCCGCGCGAGCTGGCCGGGGTCCTGCCGCAGCTGCTCACGGGCCCGTGGTCGGGGCCGCCGCGCATCGTCTCCTGA
- the rplS gene encoding 50S ribosomal protein L19 — translation MNTLDALDADSLRADIPEFRPGDTVKVHVRVVEGNRSRIQVFQGVVIRRQGGGIRETFTVRKVSFGVGVERTFPVHTPVVEKIEVVTRGDVRRAKLYYLRELRGKAAKIKEKRETVSR, via the coding sequence ATGAACACCCTGGACGCACTCGACGCCGACTCGTTGCGCGCCGACATCCCCGAGTTCCGCCCCGGGGACACCGTCAAGGTCCACGTGCGCGTGGTCGAGGGCAACCGCTCCCGCATCCAGGTCTTCCAGGGTGTGGTCATCCGTCGTCAGGGCGGCGGCATCCGCGAGACCTTCACCGTCCGCAAGGTGAGCTTCGGCGTGGGCGTCGAGCGCACCTTCCCCGTGCACACCCCGGTGGTGGAGAAGATCGAGGTCGTTACCCGCGGTGACGTCCGCCGGGCGAAGCTGTACTACCTCCGCGAGCTGCGCGGCAAGGCCGCCAAGATCAAGGAGAAGCGCGAGACCGTCTCTCGCTGA
- the lepB gene encoding signal peptidase I: protein MSSQRPGGPADVVPGDDDDKPTTAPVPARSAAGGRAARRRAKQARKGSLLRELPVLLLIAFVLALVVKTFFVQAFFIPSGSMEQTLHGCTGCTGDRVLVNKVPYWFGEPEPGEIVVFKGPDTWTPEVNVEEPSNWFSGALLWLGRAVGVAPPSEDDFVKRVIATEGQTVACCDPEGRVTVDDVPLDEPYIFENTPLESRGFGPVTVPEDRLWVMGDHRSASADSKAHLGDQYSGTIGVDDVIGKAAVIVWPVSRFGLLDSPDIQGTEASGVGAPAPSSPVAPALVAPYAIGLLGAAPISAWRLRRRSRHR, encoded by the coding sequence ATGAGCAGCCAACGGCCCGGGGGGCCCGCCGACGTCGTTCCCGGGGACGATGACGACAAGCCGACGACCGCACCCGTCCCCGCGCGGAGCGCCGCCGGTGGACGCGCGGCCCGCCGGAGGGCCAAGCAGGCCCGGAAGGGCTCGCTGCTGCGCGAGCTTCCCGTCCTCCTGCTGATCGCCTTCGTGCTCGCGCTGGTCGTCAAGACGTTCTTCGTGCAGGCCTTCTTCATCCCCTCGGGGTCGATGGAGCAGACGCTGCACGGCTGCACCGGCTGCACGGGTGACCGCGTCCTCGTCAACAAGGTGCCGTACTGGTTCGGTGAACCGGAGCCGGGCGAGATCGTCGTCTTCAAGGGGCCGGACACCTGGACCCCGGAGGTGAACGTGGAGGAGCCGTCCAACTGGTTCTCCGGCGCGCTGCTGTGGCTCGGCCGGGCCGTCGGCGTGGCACCGCCCAGCGAGGACGACTTCGTCAAGCGCGTGATCGCGACCGAGGGGCAGACCGTGGCCTGCTGCGACCCCGAGGGCCGGGTCACGGTCGACGACGTCCCGCTCGACGAGCCCTACATCTTCGAGAACACCCCGCTGGAGTCGCGGGGCTTCGGCCCGGTGACGGTGCCGGAGGACCGGCTGTGGGTCATGGGTGACCACCGATCGGCCTCGGCCGACTCGAAGGCGCACCTGGGCGACCAGTACAGCGGCACCATCGGTGTGGACGACGTCATCGGCAAGGCCGCGGTCATCGTGTGGCCGGTCAGCCGTTTCGGCCTGCTCGATTCGCCCGACATCCAGGGCACCGAGGCCAGCGGGGTGGGGGCGCCCGCGCCGTCCTCGCCTGTGGCGCCGGCGCTCGTCGCGCCGTACGCGATCGGTCTGCTGGGCGCCGCGCCCATCTCGGCCTGGCGGCTCCGGCGGCGCTCCCGCCACCGCTGA
- a CDS encoding LuxR C-terminal-related transcriptional regulator: protein MLLLADAPVLRRGLVSMINETAGMQSVGTPGELRRALTLVESARPDAVVVELGSGRAATLNACRDLRRRFPRVAIVALATSEDPAVVNEALAAGVRGYLMINTSPTLLGWAILAARAGRTVVDPQIRRVEPSAVPAAKPFTPEVPLTRRESDVLDELLQGQSNRQIGRNLFISEDTVKSHVKAILRKLGARDRAHAVSLVLSNRQPGCTCGHAAAAEMVPAEAVDADL from the coding sequence GTGCTTCTCCTCGCTGACGCGCCCGTCCTGCGTCGCGGCCTGGTCAGCATGATCAACGAGACGGCCGGCATGCAGTCGGTGGGTACGCCCGGCGAACTGCGCCGCGCCCTCACGCTGGTCGAGTCGGCCCGCCCCGACGCGGTCGTCGTCGAGCTCGGCTCCGGCCGCGCCGCGACCCTCAACGCCTGCCGCGACCTGCGGCGCCGTTTCCCCCGCGTCGCGATCGTCGCGCTGGCCACCTCCGAAGACCCGGCCGTCGTGAACGAGGCGCTCGCGGCCGGTGTGCGCGGCTACCTCATGATCAACACCTCGCCGACCCTGCTCGGCTGGGCGATCCTGGCCGCGCGCGCCGGTCGCACCGTGGTCGACCCGCAGATCCGCCGGGTGGAGCCCTCGGCGGTGCCGGCGGCCAAGCCGTTCACGCCGGAGGTGCCGCTGACCCGGCGCGAGTCCGACGTGCTCGACGAGCTCCTGCAGGGACAGTCCAACCGGCAGATCGGCCGCAACCTGTTCATCAGCGAGGACACCGTGAAGTCCCACGTCAAGGCGATCCTGCGCAAGCTCGGTGCCCGCGACCGGGCGCACGCGGTCTCGCTGGTGCTGTCGAACCGGCAGCCGGGCTGCACCTGCGGCCACGCGGCCGCCGCCGAGATGGTCCCGGCTGAGGCCGTCGACGCCGACCTCTGA